The following coding sequences lie in one Cytophagia bacterium CHB2 genomic window:
- a CDS encoding YIP1 family protein: MTYNDPSSSSTVTPKSKSFVERLIGVFTSPSATMQDIAARPSWLIPLILVCVSALAFSLYTQDLIIETQRTETLKRNPNMTEEQIAGMEKVMKITTPIFAVLGTGVFYLAIGGLLMFTGNILLGGQTKFKTLFSTVCWSGVITLVSSLINAPVMKARGVMESATSLAGLLPSGDSKSVLHTLLSQIDLLNIWWVAVAGFGFAAAYKFSTKKSMITVFVWWAIFVAIGVAVKTMTS, from the coding sequence ATGACTTACAACGACCCGAGTTCCAGTTCAACCGTAACCCCCAAATCCAAAAGTTTTGTGGAACGCCTGATTGGCGTATTCACCTCGCCGTCGGCGACGATGCAAGACATTGCGGCGCGCCCGAGTTGGCTGATACCGTTGATTCTCGTTTGCGTGTCTGCGTTGGCGTTTTCCTTGTATACACAAGATCTCATCATCGAAACGCAGCGCACGGAAACCCTGAAAAGAAACCCGAACATGACCGAAGAGCAAATTGCCGGCATGGAAAAGGTGATGAAGATCACCACACCGATCTTTGCGGTGTTGGGCACGGGCGTTTTTTATCTGGCCATCGGCGGCCTCTTGATGTTCACCGGCAACATTCTGCTGGGCGGTCAAACCAAATTCAAAACGCTTTTTTCCACGGTATGCTGGAGCGGCGTGATTACGCTGGTAAGTTCGCTCATTAACGCGCCGGTGATGAAAGCGCGAGGGGTGATGGAAAGCGCAACCAGCCTGGCTGGGCTTTTGCCCTCCGGAGACAGCAAGAGTGTGTTGCATACGTTGCTGTCGCAAATAGATTTGCTTAATATTTGGTGGGTGGCCGTCGCCGGTTTTGGTTTTGCTGCGGCCTATAAATTTTCAACGAAGAAGAGCATGATCACTGTGTTTGTGTGGTGGGCCATTTTTGTGGCCATTGGCGTCGCCGTGAAAACGATGACCAGTTAA